A stretch of Sphingorhabdus sp. YGSMI21 DNA encodes these proteins:
- a CDS encoding conjugal transfer protein TraG N-terminal domain-containing protein codes for MVEIFTIGGGEYIVNVLNAVAAWTGAGGYKSLIQVAMVMGLAFSVIVVAFNQDWRAWLHWFLGATLIYMCLMVPRLDVHVTDRINPSLAPAEVANVPLGLALMASFTSQVGDYLVRSSETVFGLPTDLDYSKNGMIYGSRLFDATRSLRISDPEFAANLDEHFRQCVFYDLLLGRYSMKELSASDDIWAVIAPGSAARAQKFLTRNPDDSVSANIITCRAAYNDLNSQWVAMIDEMGTIFGRQLYPKQTAALAKAKLFADLPIAYSYLSGVSKNASEIFRQVLTINAMKQAMHGMAGSSGTSSVDVFAQTRADIQTERTYSSIAQNAMKWVPILNIVLTVVFYALFPVLFPLFLMPKTGPTALRGYITGFFYLAAWGPLFVILHMILMFKGASDVGGAAGGTGLSLANFSGMVDVNNDIGVLAGYLVASIPFLAGGIARGALAISGQATSYLNPSQNAAEEAAREASTGNVSLGNSNIENSSVFSKQFAQGSIAPNISYGASQTRGFSDSGTQTTSFPENSFDQVPNSSYPFTPTLGQDFTSRLSTLASSSRSQSETFSNLAQQSTSSAVTRFNELRNTYSQGSSSETAVGTNESNSVNNAFSEVDSASRNLQRQYGLSRRAADDISVSWFLNGDGALGVKGEKGAGSASLGIKGGRNQSWTDSDIGIASEDRNRIMGSMNQISDSRNWSNTRDGFVRSVSSSSSSAISSSASGLTTSLTEAQSYTVEARRAEEIASRLEDQATWYESNSAAGSLNLSQAYREWGMAEIEGNRDYYGNARFDDINFQLSAEGQELQTRFVAGYAERLHDDIDDKLTLPEFAPVQRPNIGSASDVRGSVSTGGGGSGSVGAAPDVGAIGDEVAGAQSRGKTRVGIVEDAMKRKTRNARGASEKAADDIKEW; via the coding sequence ATGGTCGAGATATTCACAATTGGCGGCGGCGAATATATCGTCAATGTCCTCAACGCCGTTGCGGCATGGACCGGCGCGGGCGGATACAAAAGCCTGATCCAGGTCGCCATGGTCATGGGGCTAGCATTTTCGGTGATAGTGGTCGCCTTCAATCAGGACTGGCGCGCATGGCTCCACTGGTTTTTAGGCGCAACGCTGATCTACATGTGCTTGATGGTGCCGCGCCTCGATGTCCATGTCACTGACCGCATCAATCCATCACTGGCACCAGCCGAAGTTGCCAATGTACCATTAGGCCTTGCACTGATGGCAAGCTTCACCAGTCAGGTTGGCGATTATCTGGTTCGCTCCTCGGAAACAGTATTCGGGTTACCGACCGATCTGGATTATTCGAAAAATGGAATGATCTATGGCTCGCGGCTATTCGATGCGACGCGCAGTTTGCGTATTTCTGATCCTGAATTTGCCGCCAATCTCGACGAGCATTTTCGTCAGTGCGTATTCTATGATCTACTGCTCGGTCGCTATTCAATGAAGGAACTGTCAGCAAGCGATGATATCTGGGCAGTGATTGCACCGGGTAGCGCAGCGCGCGCGCAAAAGTTCCTGACACGCAATCCCGATGACAGTGTAAGCGCCAATATCATAACTTGCCGCGCGGCTTACAATGATCTGAATTCTCAGTGGGTCGCAATGATTGATGAGATGGGGACCATCTTTGGCCGCCAACTCTATCCTAAACAAACCGCAGCGCTTGCCAAAGCAAAGCTGTTTGCTGATTTGCCTATTGCATATAGTTATTTGAGCGGGGTTTCCAAAAACGCCAGCGAGATATTCCGGCAAGTGCTGACCATCAACGCGATGAAACAGGCGATGCACGGAATGGCCGGCTCCAGCGGCACTTCAAGCGTTGATGTTTTTGCCCAGACCCGTGCTGACATCCAGACCGAGCGTACATACTCATCCATCGCCCAAAATGCGATGAAGTGGGTGCCCATTCTCAACATCGTACTGACGGTGGTATTCTATGCGCTGTTTCCTGTGCTGTTCCCGCTTTTCCTGATGCCAAAAACCGGACCAACGGCATTGCGGGGCTATATTACAGGCTTCTTCTATCTTGCTGCTTGGGGGCCATTGTTTGTGATATTGCACATGATCCTGATGTTTAAAGGCGCATCTGATGTTGGCGGCGCAGCCGGCGGGACAGGTCTTAGTCTCGCAAACTTCTCGGGAATGGTTGATGTGAATAATGATATTGGCGTGCTTGCTGGATATCTTGTTGCCTCCATTCCGTTTCTTGCTGGCGGTATCGCCAGAGGCGCGCTGGCAATCTCAGGCCAAGCGACTTCCTATCTTAATCCATCGCAAAATGCAGCAGAGGAAGCAGCGCGCGAAGCCAGCACTGGCAATGTGTCGCTTGGCAACAGCAATATTGAAAATTCGAGCGTGTTTTCGAAACAATTTGCGCAAGGGTCGATCGCGCCGAACATTTCTTATGGCGCATCGCAGACACGCGGATTCAGTGATAGCGGGACGCAAACAACAAGCTTTCCCGAAAATTCATTCGATCAGGTTCCGAACTCTTCCTATCCGTTCACCCCAACATTGGGGCAGGATTTCACCTCTAGGCTTTCCACGCTGGCATCGAGCAGCCGATCACAAAGTGAGACATTTTCCAATCTTGCCCAGCAATCGACTAGCTCGGCAGTGACCCGGTTCAACGAACTCAGAAATACCTACAGCCAGGGGAGTTCTTCGGAAACCGCTGTCGGTACAAACGAGAGCAACAGTGTCAACAATGCGTTCAGCGAAGTGGATTCTGCATCGAGAAACTTGCAGCGGCAATATGGACTGTCTCGCCGCGCGGCGGACGATATATCCGTGTCCTGGTTTCTGAATGGTGATGGAGCTCTAGGCGTGAAAGGTGAAAAGGGAGCTGGAAGTGCTTCGCTAGGTATCAAGGGCGGGCGCAATCAAAGTTGGACGGATAGCGACATTGGAATTGCGTCGGAGGACCGTAACCGGATTATGGGCAGCATGAACCAGATTTCTGATAGCCGGAACTGGTCCAATACCCGTGATGGATTTGTGCGAAGCGTCAGTTCGAGCAGCAGTTCTGCGATCTCCAGCAGCGCATCTGGTCTCACGACATCGCTGACAGAAGCGCAAAGCTATACGGTTGAAGCCAGACGCGCGGAAGAAATTGCCAGTCGCTTGGAAGATCAGGCAACATGGTATGAAAGCAACAGTGCCGCTGGATCGCTCAACCTTAGCCAAGCGTACCGCGAATGGGGCATGGCGGAGATTGAGGGCAATCGCGATTACTACGGCAATGCACGATTTGATGATATCAACTTCCAGCTCAGCGCAGAAGGTCAGGAACTGCAAACGCGCTTTGTAGCCGGTTATGCGGAAAGGCTGCACGATGATATTGACGATAAGCTAACCTTGCCGGAATTTGCGCCCGTCCAAAGACCAAATATCGGTAGTGCCTCTGATGTTCGCGGAAGCGTTTCGACAGGCGGTGGAGGTTCAGGATCGGTCGGTGCAGCGCCGGATGTTGGCGCAATAGGGGATGAAGTAGCCGGTGCTCAGTCGCGTGGAAAAACGCGGGTCGGGATTGTTGAGGATGCGATGAAACGGAAAACCAGAAATGCGCGCGGTGCGAGTGAGAAAGCAGCAGACGATATCAAGGAATGGTAG
- a CDS encoding conjugal transfer protein TraF — protein MTRTSADELYCEKRKLGFWFYCTKPKSPETETLQPEPQSSASEQLDAVTKELRELKAKAILEPTRKNVIAYIRFQREQLDRASLFSDVWQRAIWQQPDLDYTLERPVSTLAKRQWQDDRSASRDTVMANLGKRYGLFYFFAQSCGACEVMSPIVKSVSGRWKLTVRAISTDGGPSRHFQNYTVEAGQRARMGLKPKITPALVLWDSAQSRAIPIGYGIISADELQDRIYLLTSKEAGHDY, from the coding sequence ATGACGCGAACCAGCGCGGATGAACTCTACTGCGAGAAACGGAAACTGGGATTTTGGTTCTATTGCACCAAGCCGAAATCGCCTGAAACAGAAACACTTCAACCAGAACCGCAGTCAAGCGCAAGCGAGCAACTCGATGCGGTCACGAAGGAATTGCGTGAGCTTAAAGCCAAAGCCATCCTCGAACCAACCCGCAAGAATGTCATCGCTTATATACGCTTCCAACGTGAACAACTTGATCGTGCGTCACTGTTTTCAGACGTTTGGCAGCGCGCAATCTGGCAGCAACCGGATCTCGACTATACGCTCGAGCGCCCGGTTTCCACACTCGCCAAAAGACAATGGCAAGATGACCGGAGCGCTTCACGTGATACCGTCATGGCCAATCTTGGGAAACGCTACGGGCTGTTTTACTTTTTTGCTCAGAGCTGCGGAGCCTGTGAGGTCATGTCGCCAATCGTAAAATCAGTATCGGGTCGTTGGAAACTGACCGTTCGCGCGATCTCAACCGATGGCGGACCGTCGCGGCATTTCCAAAATTACACCGTCGAAGCTGGTCAACGTGCGCGCATGGGATTGAAGCCTAAAATCACCCCTGCCCTGGTGCTGTGGGACAGCGCGCAAAGCCGGGCTATTCCAATCGGCTACGGCATCATTTCTGCTGATGAACTGCAGGATCGTATTTATTTACTCACATCAAAGGAAGCCGGACATGATTATTAA
- a CDS encoding conjugal transfer protein TraH has protein sequence MIIKKAIAAITAASLIIAPVSANVGDSMDRFMDDMGGAANVTGPTAFEGQSAGYYSLGNVWTRFPQKTTNIANLQLPSAKAGCGGIDIFAGSFSFINASEIVAMLKAVANNAVGFAFSLAIDTVCPECSKIMQEFSQKAQLMNNLNINSCEMAQGLVGGIWPKGDLADKAICEAIGNSEGVFTDYAAAKHGCGTKGQRDSTNAGAGADYADVHPGVARNYTWHILKKSAFFNPGGTFDRELAEYAMTLIGTIIYVPPKDASPGKFVPFAGDASSTLVTALLDGTSGQTIKVFDCDEADQCLDPTFRNMSLASSKAIRPRVAALITSMVEAIRADTAIGNAEKELLQVASVPLYKILTVQAAYGRGMPTDDRETLAEIASVDLLFAVLERIVGEAGRSMSTFIGADEAKLAMWQGQINEVRHALADRQSNSQAKVSAIMQIIEKTAMIENMLSASMSPSMAAALDWSRAVQNRSLTP, from the coding sequence ATGATTATTAAAAAAGCGATCGCTGCGATCACAGCTGCAAGTCTAATCATCGCTCCCGTGTCTGCTAATGTCGGAGACAGCATGGACCGGTTCATGGATGATATGGGCGGTGCTGCTAATGTCACCGGACCCACGGCGTTCGAGGGTCAGTCAGCAGGCTATTATAGTCTCGGCAATGTCTGGACGCGCTTTCCCCAGAAGACGACCAATATTGCTAACTTGCAGCTCCCTTCTGCCAAGGCGGGCTGCGGCGGCATTGATATTTTTGCAGGTTCGTTTTCTTTCATCAACGCCAGTGAGATTGTCGCGATGCTCAAAGCCGTGGCGAACAACGCGGTTGGCTTTGCCTTCAGCCTTGCCATCGACACCGTGTGCCCGGAATGCTCAAAGATCATGCAGGAGTTCTCGCAAAAAGCGCAGCTCATGAATAATCTCAACATCAACAGCTGTGAAATGGCGCAGGGTTTGGTGGGCGGTATCTGGCCGAAGGGTGATCTAGCTGACAAGGCAATCTGTGAAGCGATTGGTAACTCGGAAGGCGTATTTACTGATTATGCTGCCGCCAAACATGGTTGCGGTACGAAAGGCCAGCGCGATTCCACAAATGCGGGCGCGGGCGCGGATTATGCTGATGTGCATCCGGGCGTCGCGCGAAATTACACATGGCATATCCTCAAGAAATCCGCCTTCTTCAATCCGGGCGGCACATTTGACCGCGAACTCGCAGAATATGCGATGACGCTCATCGGGACTATTATATATGTACCGCCCAAAGACGCATCTCCTGGAAAATTTGTGCCGTTCGCCGGCGATGCCTCCTCGACATTAGTAACTGCATTGCTGGACGGCACATCGGGACAGACCATCAAGGTGTTTGATTGCGATGAAGCCGATCAATGCCTCGATCCAACGTTTCGCAATATGAGCCTTGCTAGCTCTAAAGCCATTCGCCCGCGCGTGGCCGCGCTGATCACCAGCATGGTCGAAGCTATTCGCGCCGACACGGCGATCGGCAATGCCGAAAAGGAATTGCTGCAGGTCGCATCGGTGCCGCTCTATAAAATTCTGACCGTTCAGGCCGCTTATGGTCGCGGCATGCCTACCGATGACCGCGAGACGCTTGCTGAAATCGCCTCGGTTGATCTGCTCTTTGCAGTGCTCGAACGGATTGTTGGCGAAGCGGGACGTTCGATGTCCACCTTCATCGGCGCGGACGAGGCCAAGCTCGCGATGTGGCAGGGTCAAATAAACGAAGTGCGCCACGCCTTGGCGGATAGACAATCTAACAGTCAGGCCAAGGTCAGCGCGATCATGCAGATTATCGAAAAGACTGCGATGATCGAAAATATGCTCTCCGCTTCCATGTCACCCTCCATGGCAGCAGCCCTCGACTGGTCGCGCGCGGTTCAAAACCGCTCGCTGACACCTTGA
- a CDS encoding conjugal transfer protein TraN, which translates to MKFLKCLALVVTVISFSAGSPLAAQDREAARKEGKAFANQQQGRARANASTQPDAARVPGYTSNPAEADYADNPERIEGDARAAARSHEGMKAIKDSNARRAKFEIDEIKAVTARSNSINEDPLAYTSGMEIGGAEGRCVPLPPSPGSPGRYTATCNSGVALEETNESCSIYLNVRVEQRTQYHYLCSDISPYQFGGVPSCEIFNANGCRRAGIRPGPCLQWGGNREQDRYCVEPGEPYVEMSCSAPVAGETPYATSSENIIQENQNDAACRTFAEDADCEQTAETCSDSDPVTRIINGVPVTKPCWAWERAYQCNARRAANDCEELDNNPACQLLREDCLSEDNPCSTTEWVYDCPLPDTQGSGSQYICDGDVYCIDGSCETIEREANDEFKDAAVALHAMDDARGQFDPDTLTLFKGERETCGSKVFGVLNCCKGKGFPLIPGISLLVALGCDTQEILLHQRDANGLCAYVGSYCSKKILGICITKKKAYCCFTSKLSRILQEQGRAQLPKPWTRAKDEQCNGFTIEEFAQLDLSRMDFSEIYSEFTEAARLPDELEAANDIQQKIQDFYERSGP; encoded by the coding sequence ATGAAGTTTCTTAAATGCCTTGCCCTCGTTGTCACGGTCATCAGTTTCTCCGCCGGATCACCACTGGCGGCACAGGACCGCGAGGCGGCCAGGAAAGAAGGCAAAGCTTTTGCCAATCAACAACAGGGACGCGCCCGCGCAAATGCAAGCACGCAGCCCGATGCGGCGCGTGTTCCTGGATACACATCAAATCCTGCTGAGGCGGATTATGCCGATAATCCGGAACGCATTGAAGGCGATGCAAGGGCCGCAGCGCGCAGCCACGAGGGTATGAAAGCGATAAAGGACTCCAATGCCCGGCGCGCGAAGTTTGAGATAGATGAAATCAAAGCGGTCACTGCGCGGTCTAATTCGATCAACGAAGACCCACTTGCCTATACCAGCGGTATGGAAATTGGCGGGGCGGAAGGGCGCTGCGTTCCGCTACCGCCCTCTCCAGGATCGCCGGGCCGTTATACGGCTACCTGCAATAGCGGGGTGGCGCTGGAAGAAACAAACGAGAGTTGCAGCATCTATCTAAATGTAAGGGTCGAGCAGCGGACCCAATATCATTATCTGTGCAGCGATATCAGTCCTTACCAATTTGGCGGCGTCCCTTCTTGCGAGATATTTAACGCAAATGGATGCCGGAGGGCCGGAATACGTCCAGGACCGTGTTTGCAATGGGGCGGAAACCGTGAACAGGATCGATACTGCGTTGAACCCGGCGAACCCTATGTTGAAATGAGCTGCAGCGCGCCTGTCGCGGGAGAAACGCCTTACGCGACATCATCTGAAAATATTATTCAGGAAAACCAAAATGATGCCGCTTGTCGGACTTTTGCCGAAGATGCCGATTGCGAACAAACAGCCGAGACTTGCAGCGACAGCGACCCTGTAACCCGCATCATAAACGGTGTGCCGGTCACAAAACCCTGTTGGGCATGGGAGCGGGCCTATCAATGCAATGCCCGGCGCGCTGCCAATGATTGCGAGGAATTGGATAATAATCCGGCTTGCCAATTGCTCCGCGAGGATTGTCTAAGCGAAGATAATCCCTGCTCGACCACCGAATGGGTTTATGATTGCCCGCTTCCAGATACGCAAGGCTCGGGTAGCCAATATATTTGTGACGGCGATGTCTATTGCATCGACGGATCATGTGAGACGATTGAGCGCGAAGCGAATGACGAGTTCAAGGATGCCGCTGTTGCGCTTCACGCGATGGACGATGCGCGCGGACAATTTGATCCCGACACATTAACGCTTTTCAAAGGCGAGCGCGAGACGTGCGGCTCAAAAGTCTTCGGGGTGCTTAATTGCTGCAAGGGCAAAGGCTTTCCGCTCATTCCCGGCATTAGCCTGCTAGTTGCGCTGGGCTGCGACACGCAAGAGATCCTTCTTCACCAACGCGATGCCAATGGACTGTGTGCCTATGTCGGCAGCTATTGCTCAAAGAAAATCCTCGGCATCTGCATCACCAAGAAGAAAGCCTATTGCTGCTTCACATCCAAATTGTCGCGTATTTTGCAGGAGCAAGGCCGCGCGCAGCTTCCCAAACCTTGGACTCGGGCGAAAGACGAACAATGCAATGGATTCACAATCGAGGAATTCGCGCAGCTCGATCTTTCAAGAATGGATTTTTCCGAAATCTATTCGGAGTTCACCGAAGCCGCCCGCCTGCCCGATGAACTCGAAGCGGCCAATGATATTCAGCAGAAAATTCAAGATTTCTATGAAAGATCAGGCCCATGA